A DNA window from Myxocyprinus asiaticus isolate MX2 ecotype Aquarium Trade chromosome 15, UBuf_Myxa_2, whole genome shotgun sequence contains the following coding sequences:
- the LOC127452882 gene encoding transmembrane protein 200A: MSEVAAPTECVSVTVLGSETTHPTKDTGLVIGGLRLRSAPGACLLFAGVLLIVGISIAVGGYWNSQPRRQKHHASTGRTASEKLKLIGPVIMGVGLFIFICANTILYENRDRELHQERVKEKEGAQDQDKQEILPLVQTLRHGIYNSERFSQIETNMNTHTLNLSELHIHCLEEGVDIPTLQCSSPSSDSCHSSQVNLEAGSLLQDHRNMETLPLPVIKLNDCLIYSLDPEPPPLPERTYKMGVEEVTRAELTQVNTTDSSLMTMSNGEQKDR; encoded by the coding sequence ATGTCTGAGGTGGCTGCTCCCACAGAATGTGTCTCTGTAACAGTCCTAGGGTCAGAGACTACTCACCCTACAAAGGATACAGGGCTTGTGATTGGTGGACTGCGTCTACGATCTGCACCAGGGgcttgtttgttgtttgctgGTGTTTTGCTAATTGTAGGAATCAGCATTGCAGTGGGAGGCTATTGGAACAGTCAGCCGCGCCGACAAAAACATCATGCATCAACTGGACGCACTGCTTCAGAGAAACTGAAACTGATTGGTCCTGTCATCATGGGGGTGGGGCTATTCATCTTTATTTGTGCCAATACAATTCTCTATGAGAATCGTGACCGAGAACTACATCAAGAACGGGTCAAGGAGAAAGAAGGAGCTCAAGATCAAGACAAACAAGAGATCCTGCCACTGGTACAAACTCTGAGACATGGGATTTATAACTCAGAACGGTTCTCACAAATAGAAACAAATATGAACACACATACATTAAACTTGTCTGAACTCCACATTCATTGCTTGGAAGAAGGGGTCGACATTCCCACCCTACAGTGTTCTTCCCCATCCTCTGACTCCTGTCACTCCAGTCAGGTGAACTTGGAAGCAGGATCTCTCCTCCAAGATCACAGGAACATGGAAACACTGCCCTTGCCTGTCATTAAACTTAATGACTGCCTGATTTATTCCTTAGACCCAGAGCCTCCACCCCTCCCTGAACGCACATACAAGATGGGAGTGGAAGAGGTAACAAGGGCGGAGCTAACACAAGTGAATACCACAGACTCATCTCTTATGACCATGAGCAATGGAGAGCAAAAGGATAGGTAA